In Candidatus Thermoplasmatota archaeon, the genomic stretch ACTTTACGGCCATCTGGAGCATATCCACCTTTTGTTGCGGGATCGTACGTACAATGTATCTCTGTGATTTTTCCGTTTTTTTTCACAACATCAACGCATTTGATGAAATATGCGTAGCGAAGACGTACTTCTCTTCCGGGTGCAAGTCGGTAGAATTTATTCGTCGGTTCTTCCATGAAATCATCTTGCTCAATAAATAATGTATTTGAGAATGGTATTTTTCTTGTCCCCATATTTGGATCTTCTGGGTTATTAACCGCCTCAAGTTCTTCAATTGTATCTTTAGGGTAATTGTCAATGATCACTTTGAGTGGTTTTAGAATGCCTAGATAACGAGGAGCGGTTTTATTAAGGTCCTCCCGAATGCAATGTTCAAGGAACTCAAAATCAACGGTACTGTTGACTTTTGCAACACCGATTCGTTTACAGAACAATCTGATTCCTGATGGAGAATATCCTCTCCGCCGCATCCCACTAATCGTGGGTAATCTTGGGTCATCCCAACCGTCAACATAGTTTCCCTCGACAAGTTGCAACAGCAATCGTTTACTCATCACGGTATACGTCAGGTTCAACCGTGCGAATTCAATTTGCTGTGGATGATAAATACCAAGCTGATCAAGAAACCAGTCGTAGAGAGGACGATGATTTTCGAATTCTAAAGTACATATTGAATGTGTAATTTTTTCTATTGAATCTTCAAGACCATGAGCCCAGTCATACATCGGATAGATACACCATTTATCCTTTGTTCGATGATGACGAGCATGTAGTATCCGATACATCACGGGATCTCGCATATTGAGATTTGGATGTGCCATATCGATTTTTGCTCTGAGAACCTTTTCTCCGTCTTTAAATTCACCGTTTTTCATTCGTCTGAAGAGATCCAGGTTCTCTTCAACAGTACGATCACGATACGGACTGTTTTTTCCTGGTTTTGTTAGCGTCCCACGATACTCTGCGATTTGCTCTGCAGTAAGATCATCAACGTATGCTTTACCTTTTTTTATCAGATCAACTGCATAGTCATACATTTGGTCGAAATAATCAGATGCAAAAAAGAGCCGATCACCCCAGTCAAAGCCAAGCCATTTCACATTGTCAATAATTGATTGTACGTATTCTTTTTCCTCTTTTGCAGGATTTGTATCATCAAACCGTAGATTACACAATCCGTGATATTCTTCAGCAATACCAAAATTAAGACATATCGATTTTGCATGACCAATGTGAAGGTAACCATTTGGTTCAGGAGGAAATCTAGTATGCACTCGGCCGTTGTATTTCTTTGTTTTCAAATCATGATCAATGATTTCTCGAATAAAATCTTTGGTTTGTGAGGTTGCTTCATCCATAAATATTTCCTCCTCATTTTTTTAATTTTAGACAGCCCCGGCCAGATTCGAACTGGCGTCAAGAGATCCAGAGTCTCTGGTGCTAACCGCTACACTACGGGGCTACTTTTTTCTAGATTGATTTAAACAGAGGATAAAATGTTTGCTATATAATCTTTGATGTTTCAGTAACCTCTGATGACAAAACCTCATTAGTTATGAGGATGATATCTATTTATAAAATACCATCATATATGTTTTTCTGGACATCTATGGGGTTAGAACAGATTCGAGTTGGAGTAGATAATTTTTGTTACGTTGTCTATGATGAGCAAGAACACATCGCAGCAGTTATCGATCCTAGTTTTGATTTGACGCCAACCCTACTGTTCCTAGAATCATTTAATCTTGACGTAAGATATATTATCGCAACACATTATCATCATGACCACACCTCAGAGATCGAGACATTAAAGAAGCACTTTCCAAAAGCAGCACTTATTGCATCTGTTGACGATGGAAAACTTTTACCAGGTTCTGTTGATATTTTCGTTGGGGATGACGAACACTTAAAAGTTGGTACAATTGAACTACAATTCTTTATTACCCCAGGTCACACACAAGGAAGTATATGTATTCTAGTCGATCAGAAATTTCTATTAACTGGGGATACATTGT encodes the following:
- a CDS encoding glutamine--tRNA ligase/YqeY domain fusion protein, whose protein sequence is MDEATSQTKDFIREIIDHDLKTKKYNGRVHTRFPPEPNGYLHIGHAKSICLNFGIAEEYHGLCNLRFDDTNPAKEEKEYVQSIIDNVKWLGFDWGDRLFFASDYFDQMYDYAVDLIKKGKAYVDDLTAEQIAEYRGTLTKPGKNSPYRDRTVEENLDLFRRMKNGEFKDGEKVLRAKIDMAHPNLNMRDPVMYRILHARHHRTKDKWCIYPMYDWAHGLEDSIEKITHSICTLEFENHRPLYDWFLDQLGIYHPQQIEFARLNLTYTVMSKRLLLQLVEGNYVDGWDDPRLPTISGMRRRGYSPSGIRLFCKRIGVAKVNSTVDFEFLEHCIREDLNKTAPRYLGILKPLKVIIDNYPKDTIEELEAVNNPEDPNMGTRKIPFSNTLFIEQDDFMEEPTNKFYRLAPGREVRLRYAYFIKCVDVVKKNGKITEIHCTYDPATKGGYAPDGRKVKSTIHWVCARHAVDATIRLFNRLFTVSDPLDQQGEDFKKFLNPNSCEIRKNCKVEPIVKKLKPFDRFQFERLGYFCIDPDTTRDHLIINRSVELRGTWKQIEDKTK
- a CDS encoding hydroxyacylglutathione hydrolase family protein, which encodes MGLEQIRVGVDNFCYVVYDEQEHIAAVIDPSFDLTPTLLFLESFNLDVRYIIATHYHHDHTSEIETLKKHFPKAALIASVDDGKLLPGSVDIFVGDDEHLKVGTIELQFFITPGHTQGSICILVDQKFLLTGDTLFIGNCGRTDLPGGSLKQMFDSLQRIKKLSDTIIVYPGHDYGDKPFDTLKNQKKTNVTLRAKNIVEFSKIP